The Myxococcales bacterium nucleotide sequence CGCTGCGATCGAATTGGGTTTCATCGTGACAGCGCCGAGCGCTGCCGCCGGCGGGATGAGAGTACCTACGCGGTGGTCGTGGGCGGGGTCGAGGCCGATGTGAAAGTCTGCACCGAGGGGTTCGGCTACTTCTTCGCGAAAGAACCTGCCGATACTGCGCCCGGTGACGCGACGCACGATCTCACCTTGTAGGAAGCCCTGGGTCACGGCGTGGTATCCCGATTTGGATCCCGGTTCCCACCACGGTGCTTGTTTTGCGAGTCGCTCGACGATGTCGTCCCAGTCATAAAGGTTGTCGGGGGTCGGTTCGTCAAAACCCGAAAGCCCCGCGCTATGACTCATGACGTTTGCGACCAGGACGTTTTCTTTTCCACCCTGGGCAAACTCGGGCCAGTACTCGGCGACCGGGGCGTAGAGATCCACCTCTCCGCGATCGGCCAACATCAACACGCAGGTCGCGGCCATCGTCTTGGTCGTCGAATAGACGTTGACGATGGTGTCTTTCTCCCAGGGCGTTCCATCTTCGTCGGCATCACCCGCCCATAGATCGACGACGAACTCCCCGTCCCGGGTCACGGCCACGCTGGCCCCGACGTCTAGACCCTTCTCGAAGTTCGAGATGAATGCCTCACGCACCCTTTCGAAACCGGGCTCACAAATTCCGTGTACTTCGACCACGAGGCTCCTACAGCGTCCAGGTGTTGCTGAAATTTTCTCCGGCGACGGTGGTGCG carries:
- a CDS encoding beta-lactamase family protein, with protein sequence MVEVHGICEPGFERVREAFISNFEKGLDVGASVAVTRDGEFVVDLWAGDADEDGTPWEKDTIVNVYSTTKTMAATCVLMLADRGEVDLYAPVAEYWPEFAQGGKENVLVANVMSHSAGLSGFDEPTPDNLYDWDDIVERLAKQAPWWEPGSKSGYHAVTQGFLQGEIVRRVTGRSIGRFFREEVAEPLGADFHIGLDPAHDHRVGTLIPPAAALGAVTMKPNSIAARTFQGPTLNGTEPRTSAWRRAEIPAAGGIGNARSVARVHSALACGGTVDGVTLMSEAGVERVLDEQTRGMDMVLGMPVVFGMGFGLSDPSWPISPNPRAFFWGGWGGSLAVIDLDARVSIAYVMNRMEANLMKDRRGARVIKATFASMATHATRPADS